The DNA sequence agttctacgtaaatatatgccacggaatagcgtaacgcacgctcctccgggactccgtgacgacaggggtgaataaaaaagtattctagtaacctaaaggttggatattgtaaaaaatattttttttttgtactacttaaaggtgattaatataaatgtttcttgaacacatagagttgcaaacgcggttattttcctttaagccgaccctgctgtatatgtttcatagaaactatcaaccccaattaaacccccttagcggtgaaatatcgcaaaattcgttcttagcggatgtctactaactataatctacctccctgccaaatttgaTCTATGTctatcctggatggatggaccatccagcggtttttgagttctcgagAAGAGTGAaacagtgacctttctcttttatatatattacgatgcattatttggacaccttttcaccacctatagagcatacattttaaatttcaagtctcttacttctaaaacataggactttcatacaaacttcccacccccgttttatccccttaggtgtcgagttttgtaaaatccatccttagcggtagtttacgccctataagaagcctaccggctaaatttcaagtttttaggtgttatagtttcggagatttcgtgatcagtgagtcaaactacaatcccccgttttaaccccaaaaaggagttgatttctaaagatacattatttggacaccttttcattatctatagagcatacattttaaatttcaagtcttttacttcaaaaacatgggactttcatacaaacttccaacccccgttttatccccttagggatcgagtttcgtaaaatccgttcttaacggatgtctacgccttataaggaagcTACTTGCCAAGTTTCAAATTTGTAACTGTTacaatttcggagatttcgtgatgagtgagtcaacctaccatcccccgttttaacgccaaaaagaaatgtatttctaaagatacattatttggataccttcatAACAtttatagagcttacattttaaatttcaagtctcttacttctaaaacataggactttcatacaaacttccaacccccgttttatccccttaggtgtcgagtttcgtaaaatccattcttagcagtaGTTTACGCCCAATAAGAAGCCAagccaaaaaggagttgatttctaaagatacattatctggacaccttttcatcatctatagagcatacattttaaatttcaagtctcttacttcaaaaacatgggactttcatacaaacttcaaaccgccgtttcacccccttaaggatcgagtttcgtaaaatttgttcttagcggatgtctactactagcttttctgccaaatttcaagtttgtaactgttatagtttcggagatttcgtgatcagtgagccaacctactatcctccgttttaaccccaaaaaggggttgatttctaaagatacattatttggacacctattaccatctatagagcttacatttgaaatttcaagtctcttacttcaaaaacataggactttcatacaaacttccaacccccattttacccccttaggggtcgtttttcataaaatccgttcttagcggatgcctacgtcttataaggagcctacctgccaaatttcaagtttttaggtgttatagttttggagatttcgtgatgagtgacctttcgcgtttatatatattatagattatagatatagatatagatatcaCTATAGATAAGTGATCTCTGTATTTTATATTCGTAATGTTGTCATagctatgtatttttttttataaaatagtacataatataatatcaaagtaCAATCAATGTACTATGTAAGTACGACATCTAGATAATCTTTTACatcttatataacaaataataacacACCTACTTACCAATAAATCAATACTCTGTATTTTTCTAACAATTCATCAATTTTAGTCGACACAGGAGCAATAAAATCAGTTTTAAGATAAATGTGGACATCTGCATTGCTATAGTCGAACACAGCGTCGCCGACGTGAATAGCTTCTCTGATTTTCGTTGAAGTTACGAAAGGtatgaaatttttaacatttgGTATCGCGTTGTCCTTCAACAAGTTGTAGGTTTCAGACTTATAGGCTATTTCTTGTAACTTATTCAGGACATCATCTCGAAGCTAAAATGTTAGGGTAATAGAAAAAATTTATCTAttgcaacaaaatatttttttttaaatattattttatagatttaacGCACACACAGGGCCATCTGTTTTAAGAAAAGCAACTTTATGCTTCTGTTTTAGATAACAGCAGatacatattacattttttgtcgtaaaagttcaaataaatagaacatatgtaaatatacatgtacatacgagtatattacacctagactggGAGTgagaatcgaactcacaactcTCAGAGCATAAATAAAGTTTGACAATttacagattatttatttttgaatttaaataacatcTATAAATACTTACACTATATGCATCTAAAGAGTCTCCATTTTTAATTGCTTGGTCAAATTTTTCTTGCAAGGATTTCACGGCGAGCGCTCCTTGAGAATCGACCAAACCCCAGTTATAGAATACTCGAGTGTAGTCCACTACACTGTCACGGTCTAGTATAGGGTTGCCCATTATAATACcctgaaatataattaaatatatatatatgttattttatcatCTCTCTCGTGTAGTGATACCTGTGTGTGTAtagtgtatatattatatgtatacatattatgatatgataaaataatatataggtacGCGCGCACACATCGGCGATTGCGGATACGATTCCCgatcgggatggatatttgtatttgtacgaatatttattttcagtctggTTGTTtaaccttgtgggtctccccgccgtgacccagagagcacgtttagcagtcggacccggttgttatcatagacatctgatagcgatcattactcatataAAAGGTACTCATAGATACACATAGCCGCCAACCCTTCTCGTAtttggaaaaagaggcctatgcccagcagtgggctattacaggctgaatcattatgttattttattatatactagctttcTACCCGCGGCTTTGACTACGTGGATACACGATTTTTGTTCCATTTTCTCCCTTTAAAATATCGACAGCTTATCATAAGTATTAATCAgagatttttgtttttcaaactGAGACCATCTCAATCTtctgaaaataaagaaattgtaCATGTCTATAAATGTACATTGAGGTAGTAGCAGGCAACATTTTGCTCAAAAATTTGGCAATTAAGgttaggatcggcaacgcgcttacaatGCTCCATACGATACGGTGCCCGCTTACCATCATAAAGACCGACAGATATGATGTATGGTATGTTTGTCACCTTTATTTGAAATGTACTTATAAGTTGACAAAGTGGTGCGCTTGCTTGTcatctttatattaaaaaaaaatgtttaattttttaaacttttatggTATGCTGTTTTGATTGTGAGTCACATAAATTAGTTAGGTGAATCACCCGGGATTATGGCGACTGCAAAGTCgccaaaaaatttaaagtttcaaaatgacacTAGCGGGTGGAGTAGGATAGGAGTTGTCCGTTAATCACTTGATGTTTTTAGCAACGTTTCATGAATCAGTGCTTTGTAGTGAGTTTTTAGACTACATAACAAtcgcaagtttttttttgtgcaaattatattgtaattttctgAATATTAtgtgaaattaattttgataaaaatttccGGACAGATTAAAggttacaaacatttttttgtttttattttggaaattaaaaacaaaatttttttttgaagatttGAAATCGCGCGTTCGTGAAATTCGAGTTCTCTTATGATgtttcgtgattttttttttaaaccgcaTAGCCTTTCGAGCCGTATGTGATTAACGGACGAGCTCTGAGTGccatagaataaaaaaagaacgtaCCTGTAAGTTGATGGAGTCGCCGGCGGCTGCCCCGTGCAGTATGTCGCGTGCGAGTGCGGGCACGTACCGGCCGGCGTACGATTCGCCCGCCACGAACAGCGGCGCGGCGCCCAGCTCGGGCCACAGCGCCACCAGCTGCTTCACAGCTCGGTACAAGTTCTCCGAGTACTGcgtcagttttaatttttattttttattgtataccacaacgaatatattataatgaaccCTGCGGAGTTAACGctaattaatcattaattaatatttatgtatgttatttttgttttaggaaCTAAAAAAGGTTAAAGATTATCATGCCGttgttgtattaattattattatttttaatttactgctGCATTTATAAATGTAGCGAAAATTATTTGAAGAAAGTTTTCAaagtatttgaataatatttgatatattatataagttttaaaataataaattgttggGTATTAAATTACATTGGGGTTATAAATACCATATCCATATTTCTAGAATAGCCATCTCTACTATTCGTAAAACTGAAACCGGCGCCCACAGGGTTATCGATGAAAACCATCGAAAAATGTTTAGACCATGAGAATTCTCTCactgaaattaaatgaataaattaatgaatacattataattaaaatatttctaatcaAGAACAGCTTCAATGTAAATAAGCAATGTTATCGCTATATgacaaaataagataaattattatttatataatatacaaagttGTTTTTTCTGTGGTTTACTTCAGATAGACATCTATGATTGTTTCCAAatcaattgttatttttctgcTGTTTGGCGAAATTCGAGATTATTAAAGCTCAGTATCACCatcgttcatcatcatcacaaccAATACAAGCTAAAGTAAAATATtcgattataaaatatttacacgtacattttaattgattatcAATGTATTCAAAGGGTCCCATTTCTGAGAAAAGTCCTACTAGACTGGTAGCACCCGGTCCGCCCTGCAGCCAAATAATCCACGGCGTCGTTGAATTTCCCACATTCTTTGGCTCTTTCTGGTTAGGCTTCGGAAAGTACCAAAAGAATAGATTAGAATTATATCTCTCGTCTACAGTGAGGAAGCCAGAATAACTAGTCACGTTGAGAAAGAGTCTTGGATCGACAAGTGATAAGTTCCTTGCTTCATTTGTCTTGTTCTGCTTAATTAATGGTGTCAAGAATAAGGCTGATGACTTGACCGATGACAACGATACGGTAGCAATGCTGGAATAATATTAGAACTAttgacaaattaaattaatataagttcGTAGATAAGAAAATATGAGGGAGTTGATGATATATCTAGGTAAACTAAACTTCACTTGAAAACAGGGAGGTAACAAATTTGAATCTGCGTCTGGATTGACGGACTGGTTGGTATATAGTAAAAAACATTTCACGTATTCTATCGTCGGGGCCATGACCAGATCTCTTTGAAGTTAggtaaatctataaaaaattgttttacaatacaaaattaatgtttgtttagcaagtaggtttttttatatattaaagtatCATAGTAAGTTAATCGTATTTAACGCTTTTGGCGTATCAAACACATTTATGCATGCCGTTGCAATTGTAAGATTATTACCATTATTACTGCAATTGCTGgcaagatttaaaaataatgggAATTTTAATACGTGCAGTTCTAagagatttaatttaaaattactttatgatTTTGTATACAACTAGCGGtccgtcccggcttcgcacgggtggacataagattttttatatatttttgaccttttttttgttgttacatttttttttttttcgtagacTCACATTATTTATGTACGCTTACAATCCGAATTTGTtcatcgtttttttatttaagtaacttATTTAATCTTAAGTGAAACATCTTaggtatttagtatttttttatttgtatttttatattttacattttgaccttacttaattaaatttcccaggtttttttttatatatttacatgttttatttatattactttgttgtttttggaacgaagttttggaacgaagttccttacggcaggcttgacatttgactgggcgagcgaactgaaaaaaatgtgatactaaaaccgtaagaaaaatatataacggaagtgacgtaatatcaatcacacgactgtataatatgacgtttgttaaactaaaatattactagtgaactttttttaaaattatttttgtaattttatactgtcgacaaaaataaatacacatggtttttttatttcacttaatagtttgaattattattattattattttgttagatttattttattttacggtatttgttattttctaaaatactaaatttcctaaatacttttatgtacttaattaaaaaacaatcagcaaaattaaaaaaaaaaaaaaaacgaactagaaaatatatataaaattcaacatttttttaaaaattgtgttgcttctatactatccgaaggaacttcctCCTATGATACCacatagttattttatattttttatatttgttttaggtGTTTTAGGCTTATTttagttgtatttatttttttaagtttttctacctcattgtaatttttacatttctgtacatttttattttaaagctttatttaattctattGGTTGTTACTCTTATTTTACGAAACTTTTACCTTAAAACTTCACTGTACAGTATGTTGGCAGTGGTGTTTGTAGGTGATAACAAAACAAAGTATAGATTTTCAGGAGATCCTACTCGAGAAAGGGCAACATATAATTGCCCTTAAGAGAAGCAATGTTTTCTTAGGTCGATGTCAACAATCGAAAAAGTTTGTCCTTGTGATTTATTTATCGTAAGGGCAAGCGATATCTTCATAGGAACTGTAACCTTTTAAAGGATATAGGCAAATCGTCGGAATCATCGGGATTCGCGGAATGTGAATGTGTGTGAATCACATTGTCTCGTATCTAATTCCTTTATCACTTGTGCCATTACACATACTGGGAGGGCTCCATTTCTCAATAGCGTGATGAGAGTACCTCCTTTTAATTTTAGTTCGTGGGGTGGCAAGCTGGCAGGATTGAGGTAATTTAGCATTCTTGTGGGTAGTGCACTGTATCTTAGATGTTGCACACGGTGTCAATAGatttgtaacatttaaaatCACTGGTACTTTTTCCATAATCattctatttatttcatttactgcGTCGTTTCTCTGTGACACTATCACCCTCGAAAAGAaccaatttaaatttctttctgTGAGATTTTCGATGTCGGAATAGATTGTGCCTATAAGATTTTCTAGACCGCTAACAGTTTGAGCCAATTTATTGTCCAACAATACTTTGGGGTTATTTGCAACTGTCGATGGTAATTTTCCATCTCTAAGTTGAAGTATTTTTGTGAGAAATTTTCATTGTGGTTATTACTGAAATATGATCTCATATTTGTGCGCAAATTAAGAGTTTCAATTGATTGCCATAAGGGTGATGATTTGAGGCACGCTTTAATAAcgtgtttaaaatgtaaaaagtgtttatatattatatcacatATAACGATAATAGTTGAACATAGAGTATCGCTAAGTTTTTTGTAGTTATTGATATGTCCTTTAATATTGTAGAACATACTTTTGTTCTATCATCAATAGTTTCCGCAGCGAATGCGACGAAAGATGTCTTATGGCATTTTATACACCTTGGGTTACGTTACTAAAGTTTTAGTAATGATCTCTAATGTTTTTTAGCAATACatatagcctatgttactcaGGGTGAAGGAAGCTTTCTAATggtgaaaatttttttgaaataggcacagtagtttttgagtttattcattacaaacatacatacaaaaatacaaatctttcctctttataatattagtgtagataattgtgtttactgaCAAGAACTcaaaagtactcgtcaaatctcgatcaaatttaaaggaGACCACATGAGAAGTATGTAcctaccacctttcgattaaaaaaagaatcattaaaatcagttcactcggtaaagttataaggtaacacacataaaaacgCGTGTATGTGTGTCTGCAATTCATACACACAGCAGAAGTGATACTTCTGAAAAGTTTTAGGAATGTAGGCCGTTCCGATTTATTCTATCTACGATGATTATGGTCTCGTAAAAAAGTCGTCTGAGCCGTCGTTTTGAGCGCTCAAaattggagcagcccgactggggaagtaactccaccttacagaagatcacagctaaatagtactgctttcaagcaatatCGTGTTCCCGTGGTAAGTGacgaatcaaatcaaatcaaatcaaaaatagctttattcaaataggctccaagagcactttcgaatcgtcattttacaaattaaaactttaaaaataaattattatatttgtagaagtaaatctaccaccgattcggaatgtagattttgcagagaagaatcggcaagaaactccgcagttactcttttgaaaaatgatatataaactgtgttttagtacaaaattagaaacatgttgcataaaatacagcgtcactaagtccacacatctttatcaaccgcatcgcattggcgcaacggccacagcATTGATTTGAGACTGTTGTTAAGGAATTTTCTTGCTTTGAATACTACGAAAAATTGCATAATgggtattaaaaaatgtaatcattaaaaagtaaaagatacttttgaaactaaaatataatgttCAGATATTACAAATGAATGATGTGTATACTCTTCCATCAAACAGTATTTtgtaaggaaaataaaaattgtcggaccacgtcctaatttttaataataaaaaatcgtcatcatcatcattccagcctattgcagtccactgctggacataggctgactagcccgttggcgcagtttgtagtgaccctgctttctgttccgagggttgtgggttcgattcccaccccgagtctgggtgtaatataaatatttatttatatatttatatatgtattatttataagtatgtttatcgaaaaaaaaatatgtagctatataccagtcggctgttacctataacacaagcattaagttgcttactttaggaacagacgaccgtgtgtgtattgtgtagatatttatttatttatattttatttataggcctccacaagttcgcgccaaaagtgcatgaactcatgtgtgttgcccatagtcaccacgctgggcaggcgggttggtgaccgcagggctggctttgtcgcaccgaagacgctgctgcccgtcttcggcctgtgtgtttctaagccagcggttagatggttatcccgccatcggtcggcttcttaagttccaaggtggtagtggaaccttggaatcccttagtcgcctcttacgacacccacgggaagagagggggtggctaaattctttggtgccgtagcccaCACAGCACATAATAATAAGCATAAAAAATCGCCagtggtattattataatgcatgcatgattaacaaaggcatgggcattttaagcccgtggatgtaaatttttataaaaaaaagtaaaagatagagaaagaaaatgtcaaaaatttattattatatttttataaggtgTTTACCAATTTACCACGTTTCCTTTTGAAACTTCTTacgatataatacaaataataatatatttgaaacaaattttattcTAAACTTACATAAAAGCAATCcaaaaactattcaaaaacatcataataaaaatgatttatttggACATCTGTTGTAATTGAAACAGGTAGAATACTTTTACAACAAAAAGCAAACTTATTGATCACACACATTTAGATCTTACACACCAAAGAGTATTTAACGGTACTATAATATCACATAACCAGTAGCCACGGTATTTGGAATAAGAATAAGACCTTGCACGTAACATCAATTGACAATTTGACATATATTTGACAAACAATCGTCTTGTTTACGACCACGGCTGACGGCTTACGAAATACGAATTACGATTATTATTGGGCTTGCCTTACGACGCGACGCCTGTTATCAGTGTGTTGCCCTCTTTCAAAGTGTTTTTCTACCATTATGATAAAATGCGATTACAACCTAAAAATAGTTACGAATCTATACGAAAAATTGTAGAGTAAAAtgctttaattaaatttaacatcgttataatttatttgcaaaCTAGTAGTGAATAATGATTATGAATTTATTACGTTAATATCACGTACTGTATGCTATTTACTGCAAatggtaaatattaaaaaattgttgccttacatgtaatttaatattatgtaatagtaATGTTATATAGTTTACATactctcttacatggagaaagagacctgtacccaacagtgggatgttacaggctgaataagataatttattatgcACGCAGCCTGATGTAgcttcaaattcaaaattaacattattagcAGTTCAATAGCGTTTCGAAGCGACaaattaatctatacatctatacgaataaataaaattggtgcgtctgtttgtaataataaaataaccgctttttattaaatggatgtacacacggtatatatacctaaataccatttattacagtttttgtgtgcctgtttgttccggctaatctcagaaacggctggaccacttttgacggaactttcactgacagatagctgatgtaataaggagtaacttaggttacttttatattagaaatttatttattttagaactggGAACtgtacaataacttttttgttaaattccacgcggacgaaatcgcgagcacagctagtctacaataatctatataaataaaaatgaatgttgctaagcgcataactcgagaatgactgGACCAATTctgctaatttatttattttttgctcCTTAAATCCCACAAAggtttttatgacaaaaaaaaaaatttagttatcaCTCcgaaaatgttacatttattttagtattaactattgacagaacgaagtctatccAGGCAGCTAGTATTAGATATGTATAACTACGGATAAGAACGATTACACAACTTTTTGTTTAGGATTAATGGCTTTTAAAGggttacaataattttttcatatatctgaaaatatttttacactgTCATTGAGGTCACTGACCCTGAAAGAAATTTTTTGCCATCTCTATATGGCACCAAAGTTAAAAGGGTCAGTGGAAGACCATTAATGTAGTGATATAACAACATGAATAAATTTTCTCAAAGTCAAAGAGTCTGTCTGTTTGTGACGTCATATGAATAAGTGTAATCAGTTGTGGATGACGATACAGACATACTTTGATAGCGGGAGGTAGAATAAGCCGGTAGGCTATGTGTCCACAACTAATAAATTACAACtataagattaatatatgcgaatagaaatatcttataaacATAGTGGAAttcaatggtaaaaaaaaaataatgaatcataaactttttactgtcggaTACTGCCATTCGTGAAATAAGTTATCCACAATCGGTTAAATAGGCACTTTAGGAgattaaataaaacgtaaaattacaataaaatataatattataataataaaaatggccCAAGAATCACAAATATATCATCGAATTGTTCTTGACGAACTCCTGGACGAAGGAACCTTCTAGAAGACCAAAACGTTCGCTGAGAGGCTTGTTATGAGTCCAGCGTGCGACTAAGTTCTGTATGGGAGCAGGTTCATCCACCGGCACCATGTGACCCGCGCCTCGTAGTACTGCTTCCGTGAGGTGACCGCCCGTCTTATggtatctacaaaaaaaaaatatatgaaattaataGAAAGGAGACGACGCTTTGGCGTAACGATGTAtgaccaataaaaatgtttgtcatgtgcggggatcgaacccatcgaaacattttattagtcatacagatgtttgccgtggtttgggtgtttgtgcagtctttgtgggtctccccaccgtgcctcagagagcacgtaaggctgtcggtcctggttgttaacATGTAGATCTGATAGAGAttgtaactcatagtagggaatatatctgccaacccacattgaagcagtgtggtggattatgctctgatccatttcctacatggggagggtggcctatgcccagcagcgggatatataggctgaagcgatattataaaaaagaaagtattTTAACGATTTGCACTACATTAAAccaatgaaaaaaatgtatataattgaaTTGTATTTCATTATATGATAAGGAATGAATGATATTTCATTATgcggctgtgtggttacggcaatgaagaatatagccaccccctctcttcccatgtatgtcgtaagaggcgactaagggacaacatagttccactaccaccttggaacttaaaaagccgaccgatggcgggataaccatctagctgctggctttgaaatacacaggccgaaaacgggtagcagtgtcttcggtgcaacaaagccagacctgcggtcaccaacccgactgcccagcgtggtgcctatgggcaacacacatgggttcacgccatttttggcgcgaacttgtggaagcctatgtccaacagtggactgcgataggctgaaatactGATGATGATGCGATTTGGATATGTTATCTACGActtaaaaaaatggtatttgaCCCACTTTTCCATTttccatttcatttttttcaagatttcagctggtagtgttttcactattttacataaaaatttggccatgaaaaagcttttttctaagtgggtg is a window from the Melitaea cinxia chromosome 3, ilMelCinx1.1, whole genome shotgun sequence genome containing:
- the LOC123668085 gene encoding venom serine carboxypeptidase-like, translating into MIMEKVPVILNVTNLLTPCATSKIQCTTHKNAKLPQSCQLATPRTKIKRSIATVSLSSVKSSALFLTPLIKQNKTNEARNLSLVDPRLFLNVTSYSGFLTVDERYNSNLFFWYFPKPNQKEPKNVGNSTTPWIIWLQGGPGATSLVGLFSEMGPFEYIDNQLKLREFSWSKHFSMVFIDNPVGAGFSFTNSRDGYSRNMDMYSENLYRAVKQLVALWPELGAAPLFVAGESYAGRYVPALARDILHGAAAGDSINLQGIIMGNPILDRDSVVDYTRVFYNWGLVDSQGALAVKSLQEKFDQAIKNGDSLDAYSLRDDVLNKLQEIAYKSETYNLLKDNAIPNVKNFIPFVTSTKIREAIHVGDAVFDYSNADVHIYLKTDFIAPVSTKIDELLEKYRVLIYCGQLDLTTPCVLNAEARRRKWRWSRRDEFLKAPRTPWWLNNSVVGYVKSGGGFTEIQVNGAGHLVPIDKPVEAVNIIYNFITEREFTRPSAFEIKADDTPNYEEYTDLSHYVKNSDYKSGFIASVVVNVLLMVALAAGVVMFVRWRRQNDVFYSPLNDGILTMS